In Deltaproteobacteria bacterium, a single genomic region encodes these proteins:
- a CDS encoding Mut7-C RNAse domain-containing protein: protein MARSFPLTLDKNTSGLPPSMKFSADRMLGRLARWLRLLGYDTLYSNTLANDKFIAMADEGRVLLSRNTSLAGKVKPDNFLFIKDNDPKVQLQQVVDLLGLRPDPDNFFTRCTLCNGPLETVQREDVYESVPDYVWTVHDRFSICRDCGKIYWPGSHLARSRKEIESLLGV, encoded by the coding sequence ATGGCGAGGTCGTTCCCCTTGACTCTTGATAAAAACACTTCCGGATTGCCTCCTAGCATGAAGTTCTCCGCTGATCGTATGCTGGGAAGGCTTGCCCGATGGCTTCGCCTCCTTGGATATGATACCTTGTATTCCAACACTCTGGCCAACGACAAGTTCATTGCGATGGCAGATGAGGGGAGAGTTCTTCTTTCGCGAAATACGAGTCTTGCAGGAAAGGTGAAACCGGATAACTTTTTGTTTATAAAAGATAATGACCCGAAGGTGCAACTCCAGCAGGTTGTGGACCTGCTTGGACTGAGGCCTGATCCGGACAATTTCTTTACGCGATGTACCCTATGCAACGGGCCCCTCGAAACTGTTCAAAGGGAAGACGTATATGAAAGTGTGCCGGATTATGTGTGGACAGTTCACGACCGTTTTTCCATTTGCAGGGACTGTGGTAAGATCTACTGGCCCGGAAGTCACCTGGCACGAAGTCGAAAGGAGATAGAGAGTCTTCTTGGGGTATGA
- a CDS encoding tetratricopeptide repeat protein, which yields MFQNLIRALIIAGVVPSLLGCATGEKTLPAGEIAPTVKAKDVGAYYYYTQSRLMKKRGEINKAIEMLREAVARDEDSVYLKSELAQLYLQHDDHKQALAITQDIIKKDPKHVPSMIMIGGINAVLNQHAEAIEAYKKALAMDPESERIHLLLGSEYVKSKEPVKALELYQALTEIDPESFSGHFHLGMVASSLKRYDLAEAAFLECLELKPDYEQPLFELVSIYEATERHEKVVETYERVLDNNPDSIKAAVGLGHYYLKMGRTADAGQVFEELKMRSRSNPLVVKQIALIYLDQKEYLEAARTLQLLVEDDADKPEIHYFLGMAFEGLKQTDEAIAAYEKVGQGASYHRSALVHLSFLYEEKGDPDRAIELMKQALKAEPNDPGSYLFLGALYEEMESYDEAIDTLQRGLHLQPDNIRLRFRLGVVYDKAGNKEACITEMKALIEIDPTHAEALNYLGYTYSELGINLDEAEKLIKRAMKHKPNDGYITDSFGWVYYKKGLFEEAVKYLEEAARLVSDDPTILEHLGDAYIKVNNPTEALKYFKKALENKKKDKEPIERKIESIEKEFGQDT from the coding sequence ATGTTTCAAAACCTGATTAGGGCGCTAATTATTGCAGGAGTCGTGCCGAGTCTGTTGGGTTGTGCCACTGGTGAAAAGACTCTGCCTGCAGGAGAAATAGCTCCGACAGTGAAAGCAAAAGATGTTGGAGCCTACTACTACTATACCCAGTCACGCCTTATGAAGAAGCGAGGCGAGATCAACAAGGCAATAGAGATGCTGAGGGAAGCTGTGGCCAGGGATGAAGATTCGGTGTATTTGAAATCTGAACTTGCCCAGCTCTATCTTCAACACGATGACCATAAGCAAGCACTTGCAATTACACAAGACATTATCAAGAAAGATCCCAAGCACGTGCCTTCGATGATTATGATTGGCGGCATTAATGCAGTGCTGAATCAACATGCCGAGGCCATTGAGGCTTATAAAAAGGCGCTGGCGATGGACCCCGAGTCCGAGCGTATCCACCTATTGTTAGGCTCTGAATACGTTAAGAGCAAAGAACCGGTCAAGGCCCTGGAACTGTATCAAGCTCTCACTGAGATAGACCCCGAGTCGTTTTCCGGGCATTTTCACCTGGGAATGGTCGCTTCCTCGCTGAAACGCTATGACCTGGCAGAGGCCGCATTCTTGGAATGTCTTGAACTCAAACCGGATTATGAACAGCCCCTCTTTGAGCTAGTGAGCATTTACGAAGCCACTGAGAGGCACGAAAAGGTTGTTGAGACGTACGAAAGGGTTCTTGACAACAACCCGGACAGCATCAAGGCGGCAGTGGGATTGGGGCATTACTATTTGAAGATGGGCCGGACAGCGGATGCCGGGCAAGTGTTTGAGGAGCTGAAGATGCGGAGTCGATCCAATCCGCTGGTCGTCAAGCAAATTGCCCTCATATATCTGGACCAAAAGGAATACCTTGAGGCAGCCAGGACTTTGCAGTTGCTTGTGGAAGATGATGCCGACAAACCGGAGATCCACTACTTTTTGGGAATGGCCTTTGAAGGGCTTAAGCAAACAGATGAAGCCATTGCAGCTTATGAGAAAGTCGGTCAGGGGGCTTCATACCACAGAAGCGCTCTTGTTCATCTTAGCTTTCTTTATGAGGAAAAAGGAGACCCGGACAGGGCGATCGAGCTGATGAAACAAGCCCTCAAAGCGGAACCCAATGACCCTGGGTCCTATTTGTTTCTTGGGGCACTCTATGAAGAGATGGAGTCTTATGATGAGGCCATTGACACACTTCAGAGGGGTCTCCACTTGCAACCCGACAACATAAGACTTCGCTTTCGCCTGGGTGTGGTTTACGATAAGGCCGGCAACAAAGAAGCGTGCATCACCGAGATGAAGGCTCTTATTGAGATCGATCCGACGCATGCCGAGGCGCTAAACTACCTGGGCTATACCTATTCCGAACTCGGCATTAACCTTGACGAAGCAGAGAAGTTGATCAAAAGGGCCATGAAACACAAGCCAAACGATGGCTACATTACGGACAGCTTTGGATGGGTCTATTACAAGAAAGGGCTTTTCGAGGAGGCCGTCAAGTACCTTGAGGAAGCAGCCAGGCTTGTTTCAGATGATCCTACGATCCTCGAACACCTGGGCGATGCATACATAAAGGTGAACAATCCGACAGAGGCGTTAAAATATTTCAAGAAAGCCTTGGAGAACAAGAAAAAAGACAAAGAGCCTATCGAACGAAAGATCGAATCCATTGAAAAAGAGTTCGGCCAGGATACTTAA
- a CDS encoding DUF4292 domain-containing protein: MKKSSARILNSSASIVVTLLLPLCLFACASTRKAVSDRPGPDASRLLAFLKERRTEPESFRGVGKLTISAKGQSMRVAWIGSQPGNLRVETLGPWGQPTLTFLVREAAFCAYVFENNRCYKGKGTARNLSRFLSVPVRAEDLFFLLSGRPPVYPFNDAKIQIAEGNGQWCLCLYKRWNRLIEKMWFKDDRKTIERVELFDGSGNLKYEIKFNQFKNVEGMLIPHEMIISEAQSPVLSLNVERFWTDVTIPAKAYTLEPCDGEVVPLDS, encoded by the coding sequence TTGAAAAAGAGTTCGGCCAGGATACTTAATAGTAGCGCTTCCATTGTTGTAACTCTGCTTTTGCCCCTATGCCTTTTTGCCTGTGCATCCACACGCAAAGCGGTTTCCGACCGGCCCGGCCCAGACGCCAGTCGTCTATTAGCTTTCCTAAAGGAGCGCAGAACGGAACCTGAAAGCTTCAGGGGGGTTGGCAAGCTCACAATAAGCGCCAAGGGACAAAGTATGCGGGTTGCATGGATAGGGTCACAACCCGGCAACCTGCGAGTGGAAACCCTCGGGCCATGGGGACAGCCCACGCTGACATTCTTGGTAAGAGAAGCTGCCTTTTGTGCCTATGTCTTTGAAAACAATCGCTGCTACAAAGGCAAAGGCACTGCCCGCAATCTTTCCCGTTTCTTATCTGTACCGGTCAGGGCCGAGGACCTCTTTTTTCTCCTGTCAGGTCGCCCCCCTGTCTATCCGTTCAATGATGCCAAGATACAAATAGCAGAAGGCAACGGCCAGTGGTGTCTTTGTCTTTACAAGAGATGGAATCGCCTCATTGAAAAGATGTGGTTCAAGGATGACCGGAAGACCATAGAGCGAGTTGAGTTGTTTGACGGATCGGGCAATTTGAAGTACGAGATCAAGTTCAATCAGTTCAAGAATGTGGAAGGCATGCTCATCCCACACGAGATGATAATCTCCGAGGCGCAAAGTCCTGTCTTGTCACTGAATGTGGAGAGGTTCTGGACGGATGTTACAATACCTGCCAAGGCCTACACCTTGGAGCCCTGTGATGGCGAGGTCGTTCCCCTTGACTCTTGA
- a CDS encoding ATP-grasp domain-containing protein, whose protein sequence is MVSRGNLLDLKTKKIALENRLRYCKNVITLGVRTNLSDYEEWQVELIRSSDVIYYPTAFYADIFDTMGKRTFPNYHTYKFAQDKIKQTALFDLLKIPHPRTRIFYGNRQKSFILRHFKFPFVGKIPRGSALGRGIYLIRNKTELDQYTQLSGPAYIQEYLEIDRDLRVVVMRGHPVHAYWRIAKPDEFRTNISQGATIGLDNIPEEAIAFAVDIARICQLDDVGLDIYFHNGRYGVLEANLKYGKEGFKQARIDYYKLVDEMLENGRI, encoded by the coding sequence ATGGTCTCCCGTGGCAACCTGTTGGATTTGAAGACGAAAAAGATAGCTCTTGAAAACAGATTGCGATACTGCAAGAATGTCATAACACTGGGCGTTCGCACCAACCTTTCGGACTATGAGGAGTGGCAGGTAGAACTCATTCGCAGTTCCGATGTCATCTATTATCCAACAGCCTTTTACGCTGACATCTTCGACACAATGGGAAAGCGGACCTTTCCTAACTACCACACCTACAAATTTGCGCAGGACAAGATCAAGCAAACCGCCCTTTTTGATCTTTTGAAAATCCCCCATCCCAGAACGCGCATATTTTACGGAAACCGTCAAAAATCGTTTATTTTGAGACACTTCAAGTTTCCCTTTGTGGGCAAAATCCCGCGGGGATCAGCGCTCGGCAGGGGAATATATCTGATTCGCAACAAAACCGAACTCGATCAATATACCCAGTTGAGCGGGCCTGCCTATATCCAGGAATACCTTGAAATTGACCGTGATCTTCGCGTCGTTGTGATGCGCGGACACCCTGTCCACGCATACTGGCGTATTGCCAAACCTGACGAGTTTCGCACCAATATTTCACAAGGCGCCACCATTGGTTTAGACAACATCCCAGAGGAGGCTATTGCCTTTGCCGTCGATATTGCCCGTATTTGCCAGTTAGACGATGTGGGCCTGGACATCTACTTTCATAATGGCCGTTATGGAGTCCTTGAGGCAAACTTGAAGTACGGAAAAGAGGGGTTTAAACAGGCAAGGATCGACTATTACAAGTTAGTGGATGAGATGCTTGAAAATGGGCGGATATGA
- a CDS encoding glycosyltransferase family 2 protein, translating to MKLSIVIPVYNEIATIREILNRVRSVHQDKEIIVIDDGSTDGTTQRLKEMTVTEDVMVIYHLRNKGKGAGLRTGFQHVTGDIVIIQDADLEYDPGEYATLVGPILDGRADVVYGSRFLGGPHRVLFFWHYVGNRFLTILSNMFTNLNLTDMETGFKAFRASLLEKIVIKSNRFGFEPEITAKFAKLKCRMYEVPISYSGRGYEEGKKITWKDGAAALFHVIRFRLFN from the coding sequence ATGAAACTCTCCATAGTCATTCCAGTATACAATGAAATCGCCACGATCAGGGAGATCCTGAATCGGGTGAGATCAGTGCACCAAGACAAAGAGATCATTGTCATTGACGATGGCTCTACAGACGGGACCACGCAGCGGCTCAAAGAGATGACCGTGACGGAGGATGTCATGGTCATTTATCATTTAAGGAACAAGGGAAAAGGCGCTGGCCTGAGAACAGGTTTTCAACACGTGACCGGAGATATTGTGATCATTCAGGATGCGGATCTGGAATATGATCCAGGTGAATACGCCACGCTCGTCGGGCCCATCTTGGATGGCCGCGCAGACGTGGTTTATGGATCCAGGTTCCTGGGTGGACCACACCGGGTTCTATTTTTCTGGCATTACGTGGGAAATAGGTTTTTGACCATCCTTTCCAACATGTTTACGAATCTGAATCTCACTGACATGGAAACGGGTTTCAAGGCCTTTCGAGCATCCCTTCTTGAAAAAATCGTGATCAAATCGAATCGTTTCGGGTTTGAGCCAGAGATTACCGCAAAGTTTGCCAAGCTGAAATGTCGAATGTACGAGGTGCCAATATCCTATAGTGGAAGGGGATATGAAGAGGGCAAAAAGATCACGTGGAAAGATGGTGCGGCTGCCCTGTTTCATGTCATCAGGTTCAGATTGTTCAATTAA